The sequence below is a genomic window from Cryobacterium arcticum.
CCTCGGCCAGACGGCCAGCGCCGAGACCGTGGCGCTCAAGTCCGAGCAGCTCGGCCTCAACCGTCCGGTACTCGTGCAGTACGGCGACTGGCTCGCCGGCGCCATGCGCGGTGACCTGGGCTCCTCCTGGTTCACCGGCCAGCTCGTCACGGCGGGCATCACCTCCCGGCTCAGCGTCACCCTCTCCCTCGTGATCGGCGCGATCCTGCTCATCGCGATCATCTCCGTGGCCCTCGGCGTCTGGGCCGCGATCCGCGGCGGCTGGGCCGACAAGGTCGTGCAGGCCGTCTCCATCCTCGGCTTCGCCATCCCCGGTTTCCTCATCGCGCTGGGCCTGGTCACCCTCTTCGCCCTCAACCTCAAATGGTTCAAGCCCACCGGGTACACCGCGTTCACCGATTCGCCCAGCGGATGGGCCGCCAGCGTCACCCTGCCCATCGTCGCGTTGGCCATCGGTGGCATCGCCGGTGTCGCCCAGCAGGTGCGCGGAAGTGTCGTCGACGCCCTCCGCCAGGACTACGTGCGCACCCTCCGCTCGCGCGGTC
It includes:
- a CDS encoding ABC transporter permease → MFRFILRRLLSGVVLLFLISTIAFTLLYLGGGDIARRILGQTASAETVALKSEQLGLNRPVLVQYGDWLAGAMRGDLGSSWFTGQLVTAGITSRLSVTLSLVIGAILLIAIISVALGVWAAIRGGWADKVVQAVSILGFAIPGFLIALGLVTLFALNLKWFKPTGYTAFTDSPSGWAASVTLPIVALAIGGIAGVAQQVRGSVVDALRQDYVRTLRSRGLSFNRVVFKHVLRNAGGPALAVLAVQFVGLLGGAVIVEQIFAIPGLGQVAVQATTQGDIPMVMGLVVATAAIVVIVNLLIDLLQGWLNPKVRLS